In Portunus trituberculatus isolate SZX2019 chromosome 24, ASM1759143v1, whole genome shotgun sequence, a single genomic region encodes these proteins:
- the LOC123508144 gene encoding ADP-ribosylation factor-like protein 4C, with translation MDSWSRRRSGVARAVEGVVKRRKHVVLVGLDGSGKTTVLTRLKYRCYVATTPTIGFNHEKVWGGGYRWSCWDVGGGERLRPLWSSYTRATDGLVYVVDSASPTDVMEEARVELARVLKKSRASSAQLGIPTPPLLVLANFQDQIHARSAQGVALSLGLSEAVGVVWAVAPVCALTGEGLDDAMATLRALIDKVRQEARRRDRWR, from the exons ATGGACTCGTGGTCTCGGCGACGGTCTGGTGTGGCGCGGGCGGtggagggcgtggtgaagcGGCGGAAACACGTGGTGCTGGTTGGGCTGGACGGTTCTGGCAAGACTACAGTGCTGACCAGACTCAAGTACAGGTGTTATGTGGCCACGACCCCCACCATTGGCTTCAACCacgagaag gtgtggggaggaggataCCGGTGGTCGTGTTGGGACGTGGGCGGAGGAGAAAGACTGCGCCCCTTGTGGTCCTCCTACACACGAGCTACGGATGGTCTTGTGTACGTGGTTGATTCTGCTTCCCCCACGGACGTCATGGAGGAGGCGAGGGTGGAACTGGCCAGGGTGTTGAAG AAGTCACGAGCTTCTTCCGCACAGCTGGGCATCCCCACACCCCCTCTCCTTGTGCTGGCCAACTTCCAg gACCAGATACACGCCCGTTCAGCCCAGGGCGTGGCACTCTCCTTGGGCTTGAGCGAGGCCGTGGGCGTGGTGTGGGCGGTGGCTCCCGTGTGCGCCCTCACAGGAGAAGGGCTGGACGACGCCATGGCGACCCTCAGAGCGCTCATCGACAAGGTCCGGCAGGAGGCGCGTCGGCGGGACAGGTGGCGCTGA